Part of the Acipenser ruthenus chromosome 37, fAciRut3.2 maternal haplotype, whole genome shotgun sequence genome is shown below.
TCAGGACTGCCAGTGCTTACCAGATCTCTTTTCTCCAGGTACACAAGTCTTATTGCAGGTATCCTCCAGGTTAGGATCACAAACTACAGCCATGCAATGGAAATACAcctggggaggaggagaggagggagaggcagCTCTTGGAGCAGaggaacaggaacacactgccacACGGTCTGAAGTTCATAGTGAATCAATACCTTTCCTATTGCTTGCTGTTACTGAAgtttaataaaagcattcatATTAACTGACCAATTGCATGGAGTGAATTGTTCTGGGTGATCACAGAATCAGGGGAGCCCCTTCATGCAGGGTCACTAACCTGTCTCCAGAAGGCAGGGTCCTTGCTAGACTGCTGTGCCTGGACCTCAAGCCTCTGGAGGTGGGGGGAGGTCCTGGCTGACACTGGGTGGAACAGAGTCCTGTAGGAATCTCCAGTGACCAGGCAGCTGCAGAGAGGAACACAGTCACTGCAAGCCTGCATTGGAAGCACAGCTGAATGGACTGCACTAGCAGAGAGGGCAAGAGGCAGCAAACAGTTTAAAAGCACAAGAGCAGAGTTAGGAGGGGAGCAAGTGAAGACACATGTAGACTATAGACCAGTGGATATTAAAACCCAATAGGTGCCATTCCTCTTTACAGACAGTTCATGCAAATGTGTGCAAGTCAGTTGCACTGTACAAATGCAAGCAAGGCAATTTCACtttgaggaggaggaggctcCACTCATTCCCACAGGAATCCCAATGCAGACAGCTGTGGGATTACAGTCCTGGGCAAGACTGAACCTCAGGAGGAAACTTACAATACATCTGCAaggatgcaaataagactcctattgcttagCAGTGCCACCCATTCCAGGTGAAGAAGAGCTCCATTAGTCACAGtatgtataggcaacaagctcaggtacATCTTAAACTCATAACACACCTGAACTGGTTATTTTACACTGTGGCTAAAATCAAGCCTGCAACACCTAGAATGTGTTAAACTGCTATGTAATttgagtctgattcccatccctgcatcTCCCAGTAGAGAGTGTCTCAACGCAGTGTGGAAGAGCATTGCCATCAATTGGCAGAGAAGGGCAAGTGGGAGAAAGGCAGCTTTCCTTGCTGTGAAGTTAAGGTTTCATTCAATATCTATCATGTTAAAGGAATGGCATGAGCCCagagtatctgcacagccctCCCCCTCACCCGTCAGTGACCAGGTCCCATTGAGGGCTGGCGTCCAGTTCAGGGGTCAGTGTGGCCCAGCAGTCCTGCAGGAGGAGGCGGTCAGCCAGGCTGTGGGGGTTCAGGAGCTCAACCTGCAGGAACAGGGGCTCCAGCAGAGACTGGGACACAGGGAACGCAGAGTAGAACTGGGAGTAGCTCACATCTGCAGGGAGAGAAAAAAAGTCATCTTCTGCCATGCTTGTAAAGCTCTGGAGTCATTACAGgttgagctaccattgctggctGGTACCAACTATTGTTTGTACAGAAACTTTAGCAAGCATTTACGTTCACAGAATTTTAGCTACAAACTACTGCATCCTGTTTTGAGAACAGAACAGTTACATGTGTTCCCTTAATCTGCAACATTTCACACTGGCTAGCTTTAAAATGGATTTAGGGCTtcagtatataaaaaacacatcatAAAAGCATCTAAAGGCCTATTTTTGCAGAATTGTTACAtcataaaagaaatacaaagtgGCCTGTCCTCAAACAGCACATAATGGGTTAACCAATCAATCTACAGGTGTGATCAATCAATAATCTATTAAAGCCCCTAGTTTGGATTGTGTTACTCGGGTAGTGTGGACAGGGGAGCGCGTACGAAGAGTTTAATTCAGGCTGTCCTACCTCTAGCAAGACGGGCTTTCAGATTCAAGACATCTCTGCTTCTCTTGTCACCTAGAAGAGGAACAAATAAAGCAACATCCATTCAATGTCACAGCTGCAAGCAAGTCCATACGGTATTTGACCAGAACCGTACAGATTAGTACACTGGCAATTTAATTTTTCATAAATGACACCCCCTCCAGATACAAGCAAATGCCACAGGATGCACAGACAGCCACCGCCAGTAAACCAGCTTTTAACAAGTGCCATTGTAAATGGAAACAAGGACAGCTTATTCTGGTTTTGAAGTGTTGATGCatggatttatttaaaaatcttaaagGCAGAGCACACCCGACAAAGGTAGATTGagccacaccccccccccccccccctccacctaCCACTGTAGTAGGCAGACTTGAGCTGCAGGGTCCCCTCTCCTTTAGCAGTGAAGGATCCAGGGCCTGGAACCAGCTTCCTCTCAACAAAGATCTTCCTGGAGTCACTCACTGGGTACCGGCAACGGATAGTCAGCCTACAAAGAGGGTGTTGACAGCGCTGGGACAAAGTTTACAGACAGAGGAGGCTGGCCTATCCAAGCTCATCCGGTTTCTAGTAGCCGACTGATCCCAGAACTTCAAGCTGGGTCTTGCAAGGAACCAACCGACTGCCTCAACACAAGGTAAccctaggcagcccattccatcccctcactgctgtgtgtctccttccctcttaGTTCATCTCCACTTCATTTACACTGTCCTCAAAAGCAGTAACTCACTGCCTCCTAAATTTTAAAACTTTAAGCATCCATTCACACAATAAGTAATCTACAGCCAAAGCTTTGCATAACCTAGAATTTCAGGTTTGAAAATTAAATTGATCATGGAAAGTGAAACTACATCACACtgcaagtctactggaagccacagTAGTAAAGTATTCCCCGTTCGATTTCAgaaggtcacatttttcaattgtgaaGTTTGCAGCAATTTAGTTGAACAAATCTACAGTACCATGTAGAGTCTGCCATGCACAAAACATATGACAATACTCCCTTAACTCTCCATTTTGACCCTTTAAATTTCACAGCTGCAGAGGTTTGTTGCACATTATTCTTTATTGCATTGGACAGTCATAACCTACATTAGTTTAGCTGGACATGAAGCTAAACCACTACAAGTTacttgttaagtatatggatagCAGTATTCGATATGTTATCATAacaagcaggtttcatttgactatgaAGCTAGAGGAGTTCATTTTATAGGGAGAGGCTACTTTGCCAGAGCTGTAGTGTTGCACATCTTGTTGAACACTCCGGGGCTCCTTGCATAACCCTGATCCCTCCTCCACTCACCTGTACTCAGAATCCCTGGTGATGACGGGAGCATTGGCTGGGAACAGCTCCCGACTATAGATGACTTCATTCTCGTAGACAAGGTAGTTATTATCAATCTGAAAACATAGCAGCCAGGTAAATCAAGCCAACTAGCAAGTATGTAAACATGAACCAATAGAACAGACAAGCATAGTCTTCAAAGACAAAAGCAATTGCAAACATGCATGGTGAACTGAGCTAATATTTTATCCAGCTTCCTCCAACATGTTACACAGCTCATTAATGGGAGTCCCTCCACTCAAATTTCCATAGAAATAGACCCATCTAGACCAGGGCTGCTCAACCCCTGGGAATTGGGATCCCAGGGTCTTTTGGTTTTCGTTCCAATGAACGTCTAAATAACTAAACCAATTAAGATTAAACTTCTAGAACCAATAGAAAACCACCACATGTTTCAGCACTGCAATAGGAGGCAAGCGCTGTCCGATATGTCCCAAGATTAAGGAATAGCATTCAGAGATAAGCCCATCACCTTGCTCCTGGTCCCACAGGTGTTGACCCGGAAAGTGAACAGGGCCCGGTCTGAGGTAGCCTCCGTGGGCCTGCAGTTCTGATCCAGCAGGGTGGTCCTGGCAAGATTCACGGGCGGTACAGGAGCCATGGGGACCACCAGCACTGACATCACTCCATTAGGCATGCACACTGGAGCAGAGAACAAAGCATGCAGACTTCACCCATTAACAATGGAATCTTAAATTCAGAACACGGGATGCATGTCTGCAACTGGATATTTCAGATTTATTCAATTCCTAGTTTTGGCTACAAgctgctgctttctgttttaaggGCAGACAGGTTAAATGTACCCATAACCAGAGCAGTCAAGTTTCATGCCAGCTatgaagcacaaaaaaaaaaaaaaaaaaaaaaaaaaaaaaaaggagcttcACAGTGGGTAGGAAAGAACACCAATAAATGTATCATTTTGGCTTACGTTTCTAATTTTATATTCATGTGTCATAAAAGCATCCGAAGGGCTAGATTTGTAGAATTAGTTACAATTAGACACGACTAGCGGTTACAGTAACGATGAGAATTAACAGGTAGCTGTTCAAATAGATAGGGCGGTAGCCCATCCTCAAATGAAGACAATGGCAGTTCAAGTTCAACCCTCACACTGGTATACCGAAATCAGAGTAGAATCTACCAGTTCAGGGGTGTCCcgtcagtcctggagggccaagcCAAAAGGCAAAATGAGTCAACTACTTGAAGGTCTGGATTGAGGTTACATTAATATTTTTagaacaaggttggaacaaagaccaggagtggaagggccaacctTGGCCACCCCCGATCCAATTTATCTttcagcagatgcttttatccaaagagacttcaGACCAAGATGTGAACTATGCAACTCCAGGGACCTCGGTTTtccatctcatctgaaggactaAGCACAAGCTTAAATGACTGTCAGGGTCACAGCGGGTCAGTGGCTGAACCAGGAACACCCCACACCTTGAAGAGCAAAGCCACCCTTACCCAGCATCTCGTTGGTTGGGAACGGGCAGCGCTGTTCAAACCTGTCCTCCTCCTTCAGGCTCTTCATATCTCGGAGAATCAACACCACTTTACCAATAAGCCCCCTCAGACTGATATCCTTAGAGAGAAGCATGGAGGAGTCACTTGGACTGTACTTGAAGATCTCCCTCCTCCTACTGTGCACTGGATCTGCCCGACCCAAGCACCACATTCCTGGATCCTCCTCTAATGTACtattgtcattgtagatataacttgcgcTTAATATTTAGATAGTCTTGCATTGGAACcctgcaagtcaccttggatacagGAGAACAGCGAAACGCTGGCTCTGGCTGACAGCTACTAAATGCCGCATTCTGATCCCAGGAACAAATAGGAATATACGTAGTTGTTGGAGATAGGATGGCTCTAATCCATGAAGGACCTGAAGTTATTGACTAGTAGGGCTAGCTCTTAAACCCCCATTGATACACCCGACCATACAATGGCAGCCACAGCCCTGCTAGTGGGAGTTTGCCAGGCAGATCCAGGACCGAGACTCTTACCTCATAGATGTAGCCAATACTAAAGAGCGGCAACTCCACTCTGATCTTGGGCTGGCTGGTCATGGTGTAGCCTCGGCGAGCCACCAGTTCTGGGGTTAGAGGCTCTTCCCCAATGCAAAGCTCCCACTGGTAGTCCATGTTGCCTGGGGTCACTTCAAACACAATGCTGGTGTTTGTACAAATGCCTTTGACATCAGGATGGACTGGGGAAGGAAGGGAGAGGGAGTCAAGGGCTGGAACCAGTCTACCCCAAGACTGAATGAAACTGCTTGCAGAGGGCAGGCAATGGAACAGCACTGGGCTCAGGAGAATGCAGTTCTGAACAGGGGTTGTTGGCAGTGAAGACACATCTGTAGCTTCAACTAGCCAGACCTCCAACCAGATCCAGAAAACTGCCAAACAAGAACAGTGCATCCAAGTCAAGCGCAGCCATTATTCTAGTTCTGTTCTACCAACTGGAATTCCCACAGACAGCCACGTTACTTACCAACATCCTGAACGTCACACACGATCGTGGCTGGGTGGAAATAGGGCTCGTTTACAGGGATGATGTTCAAAGTGTAGTTGATGTTCAACAGGTATCGTCTGTAATTATCACCAATGTACTGCAAGAGAAGAGGTATTAACAGGGATGGGCCAACTGCTGTGCAACTAATTAAACCTGACCTTTCCCAAATTATATTACCCCCTCACGGGAGCAACGCCCCACAACAGCCCTGGAGAAATAAAGGTTAGGGGTTGTTGTGCTAACCAGCTGTTTACACCAAGGAGCTCCACCATGGACATCAAGCTATGGGGCCACACTGGAGAATGGACTGTAGGAGTCTGCTTGATGTTACTGGGTGCCTGGCCGGTAAGGGGTGGGGTCAGACTGCCCAACCGCTGGGGGAAATAAGGGCCAATGCTCCTCTAATCAAGGAGtagcaacttggcacagccaggaacctgcactcCTGACTCATCCCTCACCAAGGTGAATTACTAAAGAAAATCCTACACAAGACCAGCCTCGGGACTAGACCGCTACAGCCTGCAGATGCATGGCAAAAATTAAAGCCTATGCTTAAAACCAGGCAGGCTTTCACCCTCACCTGCTCCGTGATGAGGGGGTGAGCGAAAGGGACCTTCAGGACAAAATCCTTGGTGCCGTTAGGGTGCTTGACCTCAATGATCTTCACGCCTCTGTTCTCAGCCTCAGGAAGGGTAAGGGGAACCCCGTTGATGGTCAGATTTTTCAGCTCCACATCCGGCTTGAAGTTACCAAGGGTCACCGTGAAGCCCTTCTCACTCGGGATGGTGTCTGAGAAAAGACATGGAGAGGTTGAGCAAGaatatacctgaacaaggagagttctgaaccccaggactgggtgcaacagcagggctagtgtcagtttctaaccctgctcgcACCACTCTGTACTCTCAAAAGGTTACTCCAACAGTGCAAGGCTGTGGTGGGCAGGTACTTACTGTTCACCACATAGGGGGTCTCAGGGAGGTAGGGGGAGCGGACTGGCTTGAAGGAGCGGTGCTGGGTCATCTCCCACAGGTCATCGGCCCATTGGTGCTCCAGAAAGAGGTCAATGGCGTACATCTGGTTGTACTTGTTGTCAATCACATGACTCTGCAAATTTCCAGACATGCAAACACATTAGGGTGACAGACTGCCTCTACttggagactagggggtgaactatgcagcaaCTGCTGCAAAGTCACTCTTCATAgtaccttgtttgttttatgtctcatccaaaaAGGacagagcacatggaggttaagtgacttgctctgggtcacagcgagtcagtggcggAGCCAGGAACacccccttgtctttaaccaccaAGCCTCCACAGATAGGCATGGAAACCCAACCGGAGGGTCCAGACCCTGGCTATGTTACCTTGCGATATCCTCCCACAGCGCCAAAGGGAATGCTGATTTTCACCGCAGTGCTGTTGACTAGCAGCTGGTATCCCCGGCTAGTAGCAGTGATCTCATCCAGGGGCCTCCCCTCCACTCCCATCTTGATCTGCTTATCCACAAACTTGGTGGGATGCAGGACCAGCGGGGAGAGGAGCCTGGGGGTGACCCAGCTCAGGTAGGTGCCATCGAAGACAGAGGGGTCTAGAGAcaaatgggagggggggggggggggaggaattaGTTTAAAGACAATTGTTTAGAGGTCTCAAATGCACTGAAGATTCAGCATATAAATACTAGCACCTCAGCTAGTAAGATATTGAACCAAATTGATTAATTTATGGAATGTCACACTACATTTGTACAATGCATGGGACTGATCCATTTAAAGTTCCTAGCTCAGAAAGCTTGCAGACTCCCTTAGCTGTCCTCTAGCACTGCGGTGCTTCTCAGCTCAGGGAATGCTTGCAGACACACTGCTGGCTCTCCTCTAGGATTGCTGTGCTCAGCTACTCACTCTTAGCGCAGGCAGCTGAAGTGTCCACCAATAGCAGCATCCACCTCTGCTTGTAGAACACAGTGGCTCTGATGGCTTCCACTGGGATCCCTGCCACCTGAGGATAGAGAAGAGCGTTGGAGCAGAGACCAGGACGAGCCTCGCATCTCACTGGCTCCTCAAGACCCACCCGTTTACACTGCACCTGCAGATCTACCTCTACCATGCATGGACTTCACCTCAGCATCATGTTACTGGATCTTCAGCAAATGCATTACCAGGTCACTGTAGATACAAGTTCTTAAATcattgcatcctagttcatactGTATCAGTAGTATATACACTTACTGTATTCAAATATTAATCATGCATTACAACACTATACTGCCTCAAGACCCATtaaaccttggataaaggcaactGCCAAATAGTAATCTTAGATTCCTACTAAAAAAacaatttctttgattacatgttctTAAATTGTGAAAATCTATTAATTGGGCTAGATTTCATTTGGCCTTTCACTAGAAAGCAGATTGGAGCTCTTTTGGCTTTATGTATATTTCTGGAGTGTCCTGGGATGTTTTCACATGGAcactatataaaaatgaaaccaGTTTTGTATTACTGGTATTTTAAAAGTTCTCACCATGACCACCTCTGACTTGGCCATGCTGTAGGGCGATCTGAAGAGGATGCGGCTGGTTGTGGAGTTGATGAAGTACCCCTCGGTACGGGCGTCTGTGGCGTTCATGGTTTTAGGGGGCATCCCGGTCTGGTGGAACACGACCTGCCACACGGACATCACTGCTTCCTGGGCCTGCAGTGCAACACAAAGAAAGCCAGCTGAGAACCAGAGCCATTCAGATAGACAATGGAAAGAGAGATGCACTTACAGAGCCTGTCCACAAGAGGCAGTGCAAGCTCTACAGAAACAAACATCTACACCAGGaagtgtcaaactccagtccgaGGGCCACATGGTCTTCATTCagacttaagctctcaattaacttgaTCTAATTGTGTTCAATTGGATAGGTTTAAAAAGTCTTACAGATGGTGATTTCAAAagtgcacttgattcaaggtacactacctataaaaACACTGAGGCTGGGAAAGTAGTGTCAGTGTCCAATTAAATAAATCAGACCAATTACGAGAGCTTTGGGTGggacgaaagccagaagacactgctgccctccaggaACAGagttggacacccctgctctacaccTGTCCCAGTTGAAAGGTCACTCACTATGGAGAGTGCTGCTTCCCAGTCTTCCTTTGCCAGTCCTTCCTGAGCGATAACTGGAACATTTTTCCTGACAGACACCTGGGGCAGGAGGGTTGAGGTTAGAACAGCAGGGATGGGagcaagactcctgttgcatagcagggcgaaccattcctggttttgccaagagcttgttacctgtatacCGTGGCTAGTCAAgttcatattaaaacctggaatgggtcaatctgctatgcaacaggagtctcatttccacccCTAAAAGTCACCAGGGTGTGATTAATCCATCAGCTGATCAACTGCTCAATAGAAAGCACCCAGATGAAACCCCCTAGTTTTAGGGGCAGTGGGTTACCACCCCACCTCCATGTAGTTCTCCTCACAGACGACCTCACGAGGGTTCCAGGGACTCTCAGtgctgcaggacagggagaagggGTAGACAGTCTCTCTACCCAGAGAGTCCATTCTCACAAAGCGGTACTGGAGAACATACGAGACATCATTCTAGAGAGAACGGAGAAAGAGCGATTCAATACTGGAGAATCCTTCACAAGCGGCACACATGGATAGAAGAACTAGCAAACAGGGCGGTTCATCACCAGGCTGGGGGACAACCCCATTGCCTTTTAAAAGTTCAAGCCCCTCCAAAAAAGGATTTGGAGAccattgttcaactgcttttcattggaagccaatttaattgaccaaCAAACAGCAATTGAATGTGTGGCCAATGTGAACGGATTTTAACAAGACTGCCAATTGCAATGGGTCCAGAATGGATGGAATTCATCAACAGcaggatttaaaaataaagaaatgggcACGGTAGTGTTACTGCAGTGCTGTACTCACCATGCTCTGCACGTGACAGGCCAAGAACGACGCTCTGAAGATCAGGTCCCCGGGGAGGTTGAAGGAATAGGTGAACCCGCACGTCGCTGCGTAGCTGTCATTCAGCGGGTGAATACCGTTTCCATCTGGAGGGAGAGACACGAGAAACATTGCAACACACGTCACCAAGCAACTCCCATAGGGATCGACATAGCTGACTGTACACAGGAGGACAGAACCCAACCCATTCAGACCAACttcaagaaaaacacatttatataattTGTTACATTctgaaatcaatatttatttttcttccttcaTTTTTGGCTACAAAACGCTGTGTCCTATTTTGAGGAAAGCCGGGTTCAATGTGTTCCAGTAATCAGAGCAGTGAGATTTCACACCAGTTATGAAGCTCAATGAAGAGAATTGAGAATGATCATTGTGGAGGGGAACAGCATGAAATGCAACTTCAGTTTATTTTATATCGAGGTGTGAAAAGCACCCAAAAGGCTCAAAGTACATTTCGTTAACTCTTCCCGTTAATTGCGGCAAGCTGTCAGAATAGTCAAATTAGAGGATACCAATTAAATGCTCAGTACCCcatcctcaaatgaggacaatggttAGCTACAAGGTCAGAGGTCAAGACCTAtgttaatttgattaaaatgttcACATAAATATGCAACATATGCCTTGGAATATTTTAGTCCACAACATGAATAATGAAAGGTTTATATGTTATAAGTATACGATAGCCTCGCCAGACTTGCTGGTCAAGGCACGTTGCAACGCTCCAAGTTGTATTGGGTTGCCTAGGTAACGTAACGCAGCATGCACCTCACTTCCTGGTGGCCATGCGCTGGAAAACACAGGTAAGGCACACAAGCGTAGAATTGAATCCTCCTTGATTGAGCACGGAGCGGCGCTCGAACAATCatcaaaatgaaaaactgaaatgaaacagCATGTCACTGAAGCGGTGTACCACGGAGAATGGCTCTGTGGTACTTGGTTTATTGAATCACCATTAGTAGCCTACAGGTCCAGAAAAGGTTATCTAAGAAAGTTGTTGCATGCGCTGCTACATCAGCATCCAAAGTCCGGCTTATAAATCCAAggttttttcaaaacaaaaaggttggATAAGAAAGAAGTTCAATGCACTGAAGGAAAATAGTTATGCAAGAAAACATTTCATTTCATTGGATGAACCTTGGATTTTTCTACAGTAACACAATATTctatttaaatagtattttattaagaGGCCTTCTTGTATTCTATGAGCTTCTGTGCAATGGGCTACATGAAGCAAACCACTAATCAAACAAGACAGGAAGGcaaagtgtttaaaataaacttggtTTAATTCTCAATTATAAAGTGTGACTTGGTatgtaaaaaacacaaactgaaaatgcattgatattttactgcatttaattcaaatgtatttctaaCAGACAAGAGATTAATTGATCAGGCTGCAGCTAGCCGATATCTGTGTGTATTACTGTTGAATCACGTTTAATTTGAATGGGATTTCCAAGTCCTGATATGCCTCAATTCCCTCCCCCACCACTCCAGCGACGGCAGTGACAATGGCTTAGACCGACACATGAGGTTTACGCGGGACGTTTTGTTACCCAGACGAAATGCTTGCCTTTTTATGACGGGGTTTATTAATAAAGACCCAGAGTTTACCGGACTCAAAATGCCAAAACGCAGTGGAATGACCCCACGACCAGCAACCCTACACGCAGACTGAACAACTTACAAGCGCCTCGACTTACCAATGACGTCGAAGCGGAAGCTGCCGCCGGCAAACCTGCCATTGGTCGACATCCAGAAGTACCGATCCCGACACTCCGTCACGAAGTTTCCTGAATTTAGATAATCAGAGTCGCACCTTTATCTAAACACcattaaataaaatgacacaaTCCAAGAGAACAGTACTGTAACTGACAAAGTGAAAACTAGCTTTCTTTATTAACTACAACGTCTCAGATGCCGAAACATTGTAGCCAACTGATTAGCAGCAGCCCTGGACTCATTATCTGATGTAACATTGTCAGGCAGCCCAATGTTAGTGTTGATTGAAGTTTGTGAAGCCAGGACACACAGATCACATGAAGCAAAGTGATGATATTATATCGGGGAGGCTACAGGGTGTTCTTCGGGCAATGTTTATCTACCTGACACGTCCTGAGCGACCACGCCAGCAGGCAAAAACACGCACAGCCAGGCAActctgcaaatacaaaataataacgcCATGAACATGGATATGAATTCTTACACATCAGGTACGGTAGTGTGCTGCAGCCAGACCGCTAAAGTGGAGAGCTAGTTCAAATCGactgcaaataataaaatacataaataaaagctcAG
Proteins encoded:
- the LOC117397773 gene encoding uncharacterized protein LOC117397773 isoform X2 → MGFWLLLGVAWLCVFLPAGVVAQDVSGNFVTECRDRYFWMSTNGRFAGGSFRFDVIDGNGIHPLNDSYAATCGFTYSFNLPGDLIFRASFLACHVQSMNDVSYVLQYRFVRMDSLGRETVYPFSLSCSTESPWNPREVVCEENYMEVSVRKNVPVIAQEGLAKEDWEAALSIAQEAVMSVWQVVFHQTGMPPKTMNATDARTEGYFINSTTSRILFRSPYSMAKSEVVMVAGIPVEAIRATVFYKQRWMLLLVDTSAACAKNPSVFDGTYLSWVTPRLLSPLVLHPTKFVDKQIKMGVEGRPLDEITATSRGYQLLVNSTAVKISIPFGAVGGYRKSHVIDNKYNQMYAIDLFLEHQWADDLWEMTQHRSFKPVRSPYLPETPYVVNNTIPSEKGFTVTLGNFKPDVELKNLTINGVPLTLPEAENRGVKIIEVKHPNGTKDFVLKVPFAHPLITEQYIGDNYRRYLLNINYTLNIIPVNEPYFHPATIVCDVQDVVHPDVKGICTNTSIVFEVTPGNMDYQWELCIGEEPLTPELVARRGYTMTSQPKIRVELPLFSIGYIYEDISLRGLIGKVVLILRDMKSLKEEDRFEQRCPFPTNEMLVCMPNGVMSVLVVPMAPVPPVNLARTTLLDQNCRPTEATSDRALFTFRVNTCGTRSKIDNNYLVYENEVIYSRELFPANAPVITRDSEYRLTIRCRYPVSDSRKIFVERKLVPGPGSFTAKGEGTLQLKSAYYSGDKRSRDVLNLKARLARDVSYSQFYSAFPVSQSLLEPLFLQVELLNPHSLADRLLLQDCWATLTPELDASPQWDLVTDGCLVTGDSYRTLFHPVSARTSPHLQRLEVQAQQSSKDPAFWRQVYFHCMAVVCDPNLEDTCNKTCVPGEKRSARSVDRYSQIRGYASAGPVQLVPEGGVVDLKTAVSDSSPLSLFVPVLGVVAALLGVLLAFLVALAVRSRR
- the LOC117397773 gene encoding uncharacterized protein LOC117397773 isoform X1 gives rise to the protein MGFWLLLGVAWLCVFLPAGVVAQDVSGNFVTECRDRYFWMSTNGRFAGGSFRFDVIDGNGIHPLNDSYAATCGFTYSFNLPGDLIFRASFLACHVQSMNDVSYVLQYRFVRMDSLGRETVYPFSLSCSTESPWNPREVVCEENYMEVSVRKNVPVIAQEGLAKEDWEAALSIAQEAVMSVWQVVFHQTGMPPKTMNATDARTEGYFINSTTSRILFRSPYSMAKSEVVMVAGIPVEAIRATVFYKQRWMLLLVDTSAACAKNPSVFDGTYLSWVTPRLLSPLVLHPTKFVDKQIKMGVEGRPLDEITATSRGYQLLVNSTAVKISIPFGAVGGYRKSHVIDNKYNQMYAIDLFLEHQWADDLWEMTQHRSFKPVRSPYLPETPYVVNNTIPSEKGFTVTLGNFKPDVELKNLTINGVPLTLPEAENRGVKIIEVKHPNGTKDFVLKVPFAHPLITEQYIGDNYRRYLLNINYTLNIIPVNEPYFHPATIVCDVQDVVHPDVKGICTNTSIVFEVTPGNMDYQWELCIGEEPLTPELVARRGYTMTSQPKIRVELPLFSIGYIYEDISLRGLIGKVVLILRDMKSLKEEDRFEQRCPFPTNEMLVCMPNGVMSVLVVPMAPVPPVNLARTTLLDQNCRPTEATSDRALFTFRVNTCGTRSKIDNNYLVYENEVIYSRELFPANAPVITRDSEYRLTIRCRYPVSDSRKIFVERKLVPGPGSFTAKGEGTLQLKSAYYSGDKRSRDVLNLKARLARDVSYSQFYSAFPVSQSLLEPLFLQVELLNPHSLADRLLLQDCWATLTPELDASPQWDLVTDGCLVTGDSYRTLFHPVSARTSPHLQRLEVQAQQSSKDPAFWRQVYFHCMAVVCDPNLEDTCNKTCVPGEKRSVLIGTARSEAMLLPGQSNWYQKEELWTLKRQFQTPPPCPSSCQCWAWWPLSLEFCSPFLLLLLSDPEDDKLALI